Proteins from a single region of Flaviflexus salsibiostraticola:
- a CDS encoding TusE/DsrC/DsvC family sulfur relay protein, with amino-acid sequence MPTNTLNDWTFEVDQEGFLTRRDEWSEELASDLASLIGIELTEQHLATLRFMREDSAVTGVTPTLRRMQTVGGFDIKTLFALYPGKPAKKMAWLAGLPKPVGCV; translated from the coding sequence ATGCCCACCAATACCCTGAACGACTGGACGTTCGAGGTGGATCAGGAGGGATTCCTGACCCGCCGCGATGAGTGGAGCGAGGAGCTTGCATCCGACCTCGCCTCACTGATCGGGATCGAGCTGACCGAGCAGCACCTGGCGACCCTCCGCTTCATGCGGGAGGACTCGGCCGTCACGGGCGTCACGCCCACCCTGCGCCGCATGCAGACCGTCGGCGGCTTCGATATCAAGACTCTCTTCGCGCTATACCCCGGCAAGCCCGCGAAGAAGATGGCATGGCTGGCGGGCCTTCCCAAGCCCGTCGGGTGCGTCTGA
- the sqr gene encoding type III sulfide quinone reductase, selenoprotein subtype: MNRVLILGAGTAGTMAANHLRGALDESWSITVVDRDDEHHYQPGYLFIPFWMKPERVKKSRRSMLHAGIEFVEAGVSLIHRERREVELIGGRLLAYDWLIIASGTRPDPSLVEGMADGALWRDRVHEFYTLEGSVALKKALADFTGGRILVHISEMPIKCPVAPLEFAFLVEDHFRKKGIRHKVDITYVTPLDGAFTKPVASKELGGLLRDRSIRLAADFAVERIDNDSQRLVSYDGRELPFDLLVTVPPNVGQQFIMDSGLGNDAGFVPVDKHTLRALDDDRIFVLGDASDIPTSKAGSVAHFATEEFIDNFLAAIEDRPLPNAFDGHANCFVESGRGQALLLDFNYETEPLLGTFPVPYAGPLRLLKPTRLNHLGKLAFEQIYWQMLLPGRPIPISSHMTMAGKHKPKE, translated from the coding sequence ATGAACAGAGTCCTGATCCTGGGAGCCGGAACGGCCGGAACAATGGCCGCGAATCACCTGCGTGGCGCTCTCGATGAATCCTGGTCGATCACCGTCGTCGACCGGGACGACGAGCACCACTATCAGCCGGGCTACCTCTTCATTCCGTTCTGGATGAAACCTGAACGGGTGAAGAAGAGCCGACGCAGCATGCTGCATGCCGGAATCGAGTTCGTCGAGGCCGGAGTCTCCCTGATCCACCGCGAGCGCCGCGAGGTTGAGCTGATCGGCGGGCGCCTGCTCGCCTACGACTGGCTCATCATCGCCTCCGGCACACGCCCTGATCCGTCCCTCGTCGAGGGGATGGCCGATGGTGCGCTGTGGCGGGACAGGGTCCACGAGTTCTACACCCTCGAGGGATCGGTCGCGCTGAAGAAGGCCCTTGCGGACTTCACGGGTGGACGAATCCTCGTCCATATCTCTGAGATGCCGATCAAGTGCCCGGTGGCGCCGCTCGAGTTCGCCTTCCTTGTCGAGGACCACTTCCGCAAGAAGGGGATCAGGCACAAGGTCGACATCACCTATGTCACGCCGCTCGATGGCGCCTTCACCAAGCCTGTCGCCTCCAAGGAGCTCGGCGGTCTCCTCAGGGATCGCAGCATCCGCCTCGCAGCAGATTTCGCGGTTGAAAGGATCGACAATGACAGCCAGCGGCTCGTCTCCTACGACGGCCGTGAGCTCCCCTTCGATCTTCTCGTCACCGTGCCCCCGAACGTCGGACAGCAGTTCATCATGGACTCCGGCCTGGGGAACGACGCCGGCTTCGTGCCAGTCGACAAGCACACGCTGCGCGCACTGGACGATGACAGAATCTTCGTCCTCGGCGACGCGAGCGATATTCCGACATCAAAGGCGGGCTCCGTTGCACACTTCGCCACCGAGGAGTTCATCGACAACTTCCTCGCCGCGATCGAGGATCGGCCACTGCCGAACGCATTCGATGGGCACGCCAACTGCTTCGTCGAGTCCGGCCGCGGCCAGGCCCTCCTGCTCGACTTCAACTACGAGACCGAGCCCCTGTTGGGCACCTTCCCGGTGCCGTATGCCGGACCTCTGCGCCTCCTCAAGCCGACGCGGCTCAACCATCTGGGCAAGCTCGCCTTCGAGCAGATCTATTGGCAGATGCTGCTTCCTGGCCGCCCGATCCCCATCTCAAGCCACATGACGATGGCTGGCAAGCACAAGCCGAAGGAGTAG
- the greA gene encoding transcription elongation factor GreA, whose protein sequence is MAESQTTWLSQESFDRLSAELRDLETRGREEVAERIEAARSEGDLRENGGYQAAREEQSKMEGRIVELQYLLRHAQVGEGDVDTSKVGPGVVVTAEINGKEQKFLLGSRQAAADLNINVYPEAAPLGASIMGATVGEERSYKAPNGKDISVKILGLEALR, encoded by the coding sequence ATGGCTGAATCGCAGACTACGTGGCTGTCGCAGGAAAGCTTCGACCGCCTGTCCGCGGAGCTTCGCGACCTCGAAACACGCGGTCGCGAGGAAGTTGCCGAACGCATTGAAGCCGCCCGCTCCGAAGGCGATCTGCGCGAGAACGGCGGCTACCAGGCCGCACGCGAAGAGCAGTCGAAGATGGAGGGCCGGATCGTCGAGCTCCAGTATCTTCTCCGCCACGCCCAGGTGGGCGAAGGCGACGTCGACACCTCGAAGGTCGGCCCCGGCGTCGTCGTCACGGCTGAGATCAACGGCAAGGAGCAGAAGTTCCTGCTCGGCTCCCGCCAGGCGGCCGCCGACCTCAATATCAACGTCTACCCCGAGGCGGCCCCGTTGGGCGCCTCGATCATGGGTGCGACTGTCGGCGAGGAGCGGTCCTACAAGGCTCCGAATGGCAAGGACATCTCCGTCAAGATTCTCGGGCTCGAAGCACTTCGCTGA
- a CDS encoding IS1249 family transposase, which produces MGNPSCGLCGRVMIRHGKTASGRQRFRCKACSATGTRRLDTRARDFAAFLRFVTGTGTYLDLPGGGRQARRRFAPFWSLWPLSPLVDEVHPVVFVDAIYLHRRAAILIACTPTHVVGWYVARTERTDAWAALFSRIAAPDVVVCDGGSGIVSALAQQWPTTHVQRCTFHAFSVVKRYTTSRPRTQAGVELYELARGLLAIRTREESLAWLVELTAWNARWKGFLAQKTRLPDGSYVNTHDRLVRAKNSLNTLARRGTLFTYLREDLAGLDVPATTNRIEGLNSRIRDLLRHHRGMGLTHQIKSVCWWLYARTEYPLTPAQILTATPTDQQITALFTAADHRAHAQHEINRWGTAVNWTDLHHSSPFQQDY; this is translated from the coding sequence ATGGGCAATCCTTCATGCGGCTTGTGCGGCCGGGTCATGATCCGTCACGGCAAAACCGCCTCAGGCCGACAACGTTTCCGATGCAAGGCCTGCTCGGCCACAGGCACAAGACGACTCGACACGCGGGCCCGTGATTTCGCTGCGTTCTTGAGGTTTGTCACCGGCACGGGCACCTACCTCGACCTGCCCGGAGGTGGACGGCAGGCCCGACGACGATTCGCCCCGTTCTGGAGCCTGTGGCCGTTATCGCCACTGGTGGACGAGGTTCACCCGGTCGTGTTCGTGGACGCGATCTATCTGCACCGGCGGGCCGCGATCCTGATCGCGTGCACGCCCACGCACGTAGTGGGCTGGTACGTGGCCCGCACCGAGCGCACGGACGCGTGGGCGGCACTGTTCTCCCGGATTGCCGCCCCTGATGTGGTCGTGTGCGACGGGGGCAGCGGCATTGTCTCGGCCCTTGCCCAGCAGTGGCCCACCACCCACGTTCAGCGCTGCACGTTCCACGCGTTCAGCGTGGTCAAGCGCTACACCACCAGCCGGCCGCGTACCCAGGCCGGAGTGGAGCTCTATGAGCTCGCCAGGGGCCTGTTGGCGATCCGCACCCGCGAGGAATCCCTGGCCTGGCTGGTCGAGCTCACGGCGTGGAACGCCCGGTGGAAGGGCTTCCTCGCGCAGAAGACGCGTCTGCCCGACGGCAGCTATGTCAACACCCATGACCGGCTCGTGCGAGCGAAGAACTCGCTGAACACTCTCGCCCGGCGTGGCACCCTGTTCACCTACCTGCGCGAGGACCTCGCGGGCCTGGATGTGCCCGCGACGACGAATCGGATCGAAGGGCTCAACAGTCGTATCCGTGACCTGCTGCGCCACCACCGCGGAATGGGACTGACCCACCAGATCAAGTCCGTGTGCTGGTGGCTGTACGCACGCACCGAATATCCCTTGACGCCAGCGCAGATCCTTACCGCCACGCCAACCGATCAGCAGATCACTGCGCTGTTCACCGCCGCAGATCACCGAGCCCATGCCCAACACGAGATCAACCGGTGGGGCACTGCCGTCAACTGGACCGACCTCCACCACAGCAGCCCCTTCCAACAGGACTACTGA
- a CDS encoding DUF4307 domain-containing protein yields the protein MTDIPPELRDRYGLDRHPSRRIGYLLVALAVLIAAIIGASQLIGRDPTIQLVNTGHTPVSDSEVRITYTVHGREGLELECSATAVNDNFAQIGAKTWTWTMEEDSVSDVLMLQTSERAAAGSIEYCAVVK from the coding sequence ATGACGGACATCCCTCCCGAGCTGCGCGACCGCTACGGCTTGGATCGACATCCTTCCAGAAGAATCGGATATCTTCTCGTTGCGCTGGCGGTTCTCATTGCAGCGATCATCGGCGCCTCCCAGCTCATCGGCCGTGATCCGACGATTCAGCTCGTCAACACCGGCCACACGCCCGTCTCCGACTCCGAGGTTCGGATCACGTACACCGTCCATGGCCGGGAAGGCCTCGAGCTCGAATGCTCGGCGACGGCGGTCAACGACAACTTCGCCCAGATCGGCGCGAAGACATGGACGTGGACGATGGAGGAGGATTCCGTCTCGGATGTCCTCATGCTCCAGACCTCCGAGCGCGCCGCGGCCGGATCGATCGAATACTGCGCAGTCGTCAAGTAG
- the mca gene encoding mycothiol conjugate amidase Mca, whose protein sequence is MTREPRLMAVHAHPDDESSKGAATMAHYATIGRVRVVTCTGGERGSILNPRLVGRTDIEENMPAIRQQEMTAAAEALGIEHTWLGFVDSGLPEGEPLPPLPDDCFASIPLEEPVGRLVAEIREFKPQVLTTYNELGGYPHPDHIRVHEVSMAAVEAASDPTRFPEAGDPWTVSKVYYDVSFSPDRIQAFHEVLIAEGLESPFAEWMERRGKTPTRRVDARLEVSEFFPQRDQALLAHATQIDPDGFFMAVPRDIEARVWPWEEFELAHSVVGYPDEIETDLFARIEE, encoded by the coding sequence GTGACGCGTGAACCACGACTGATGGCCGTCCATGCCCATCCGGACGACGAGTCGTCGAAGGGCGCGGCAACCATGGCGCACTACGCCACGATCGGCCGGGTCCGGGTTGTCACCTGCACCGGGGGCGAGCGGGGCTCGATCCTCAACCCTCGGCTTGTGGGCCGGACCGACATCGAAGAGAACATGCCCGCCATTCGCCAGCAGGAGATGACGGCCGCGGCCGAGGCCCTCGGCATCGAGCACACGTGGCTCGGCTTCGTCGATTCTGGCCTCCCCGAAGGGGAGCCGCTGCCCCCGCTTCCCGATGACTGCTTCGCCTCGATCCCGCTCGAAGAGCCGGTCGGGAGGCTCGTCGCCGAGATCCGGGAGTTCAAGCCCCAGGTGCTCACCACGTACAACGAGCTCGGTGGGTATCCGCACCCCGACCACATCCGCGTGCACGAGGTCTCGATGGCCGCGGTCGAAGCGGCATCCGACCCCACCAGGTTCCCCGAGGCCGGCGATCCCTGGACAGTGTCGAAGGTCTACTACGACGTCTCCTTCAGCCCCGACCGGATCCAGGCCTTCCACGAGGTCCTCATCGCCGAAGGCCTGGAATCTCCGTTCGCGGAGTGGATGGAACGCCGCGGCAAGACCCCGACCCGCAGGGTCGACGCACGGCTCGAGGTGAGCGAATTCTTCCCGCAGCGCGACCAGGCACTGCTCGCACACGCCACCCAGATCGACCCGGACGGATTCTTCATGGCCGTCCCGAGGGACATCGAAGCACGGGTCTGGCCGTGGGAGGAGTTCGAGCTCGCCCACTCCGTCGTCGGGTATCCCGACGAAATTGAGACCGACCTGTTCGCACGGATCGAGGAATGA
- a CDS encoding PPK2 family polyphosphate kinase — MANQLWETSPHLALRAGSDFDLAALDRSSTPGFTGSKSDGKARLDERADLLSELQERLFAHSRHGGTRSVLLILQGLDTAGKGGIVRHVMGMVDPQGVALASFVAPTEEELANHYLWRIKKKLPQPGKIGVFDRSHYEDVLVVRVEGLVEEEVWRERYDEINAFEKEIVDSGTTIIKIALMHSKEEQAGRLLERIERPDKRWKLSPSDLDTRAKWDDYQEAYQDVFRLTSTEHAPWYVIPGDKKWYARVAVTELLTQALIDIDPQWPKPRWKPEVQRRRLLETVDPALVDDLVEAVEEQLKDAKAEHGDFLAEKARVAELRHRDNGHRAPSINGNGGRAWAFLRHRTATPRARQSRRRLSRSATSRRRSQRSHRRRSARLSRRRPRSRRSDRLPLRVRGVPGLCRRLLSGLLGPRGG, encoded by the coding sequence GTGGCGAATCAACTGTGGGAGACGAGCCCCCACCTGGCGCTCCGGGCAGGCAGCGACTTCGACCTCGCGGCACTCGACCGATCGAGCACCCCAGGCTTCACCGGCTCGAAGTCGGACGGCAAGGCCCGGCTCGATGAGCGTGCCGATCTGCTGAGCGAGCTGCAGGAGCGGCTCTTCGCACACAGCAGGCACGGCGGCACCCGCTCCGTTCTCCTCATCCTTCAGGGCCTCGACACGGCGGGCAAGGGCGGCATCGTCCGCCACGTCATGGGCATGGTCGACCCGCAGGGCGTCGCACTCGCAAGCTTCGTCGCGCCGACCGAGGAGGAGCTCGCCAACCATTACCTGTGGCGCATCAAAAAGAAGCTCCCCCAGCCCGGCAAGATCGGCGTCTTCGACCGCTCCCACTACGAAGACGTCCTCGTCGTCCGGGTCGAAGGGCTCGTCGAGGAGGAGGTGTGGCGCGAGCGCTACGACGAGATCAACGCCTTCGAGAAGGAGATCGTCGACTCGGGCACCACCATCATCAAGATCGCGCTCATGCACTCGAAGGAGGAGCAGGCGGGCCGCCTCCTCGAGCGGATCGAGCGCCCCGACAAGCGCTGGAAGCTCAGCCCGAGCGACCTCGATACGCGAGCGAAATGGGATGACTACCAGGAGGCCTACCAGGATGTGTTCCGGCTGACCTCAACCGAGCACGCCCCGTGGTACGTCATTCCAGGCGACAAGAAGTGGTACGCACGAGTAGCAGTCACCGAACTTCTCACCCAGGCCCTCATCGACATCGACCCGCAGTGGCCCAAGCCCCGCTGGAAGCCCGAGGTTCAGCGCCGTCGCCTGCTCGAGACGGTCGATCCGGCACTCGTCGACGACCTCGTCGAAGCGGTTGAAGAGCAGCTCAAGGATGCGAAGGCCGAGCACGGCGACTTCCTCGCAGAGAAGGCCCGCGTCGCAGAGCTTCGCCACCGCGACAACGGCCACCGCGCCCCGTCGATCAATGGCAATGGGGGCCGGGCGTGGGCATTCCTCAGGCACCGAACGGCAACACCCAGGGCGCGGCAGAGCCGAAGGAGACTCAGCAGGTCAGCGACGAGCCGTCGAAGAAGTCAAAGAAGTCATCGAAGAAGAAGCGCAAGGCTAAGTCGAAGAAGGCCAAGAAGTCGAAGAAGTGACCGGCTCCCGCTACGAGTCCGTGGGGTTCCCGGGCTCTGCCGGAGGCTCCTCAGCGGCCTTCTCGGGCCGCGGGGCGGTTGA
- the trhA gene encoding PAQR family membrane homeostasis protein TrhA — translation MSSIHDMSTAIGDDAARLGYRERRERAGKPAGRGVLHLIATPLAVAFCLVLIAVSETPSEVVGAVVFLVASLLLFGFSALYHLGNWSPKVLGIMRKIDHANIFVLIAGTYTPITLSLLEGSTLAIILSIVWGGAIIGSAMHMSWVDFPRWLYVSLYVVVGWVAVWYLPDIWQAGTPAIVLLIAGGGVIYTIGAVFYATKWPNPWPRHFGFHEFFHLCTVLAYACHAIAIALAYGSH, via the coding sequence ATGAGTTCGATCCATGACATGAGCACCGCCATCGGCGACGATGCCGCCCGACTCGGGTACCGCGAGCGCAGAGAACGGGCTGGCAAGCCCGCTGGACGAGGGGTCCTTCACCTCATCGCGACACCTCTTGCGGTGGCCTTCTGCCTCGTTCTCATCGCCGTCTCAGAGACCCCGTCCGAGGTCGTGGGCGCGGTCGTCTTCCTCGTCGCCTCGCTCCTGCTGTTCGGCTTCTCGGCGCTCTATCACCTCGGCAACTGGTCGCCGAAGGTGCTCGGCATCATGCGGAAGATCGACCACGCGAACATCTTCGTCCTCATCGCCGGCACCTACACGCCGATCACCCTCTCACTGCTCGAGGGCAGCACTCTCGCCATCATCCTGTCGATCGTCTGGGGCGGTGCGATCATCGGCTCGGCCATGCACATGTCGTGGGTGGACTTCCCCCGCTGGCTGTACGTCAGCCTCTACGTCGTCGTCGGATGGGTGGCGGTCTGGTACCTGCCCGACATCTGGCAGGCCGGCACCCCCGCGATCGTGCTCCTCATCGCCGGCGGCGGTGTCATCTATACAATCGGTGCGGTCTTCTACGCGACGAAGTGGCCCAACCCGTGGCCCCGCCATTTCGGATTCCACGAGTTCTTCCACCTGTGCACGGTCCTCGCCTATGCGTGCCACGCCATCGCCATCGCACTCGCGTACGGGTCGCACTGA
- a CDS encoding isoprenyl transferase: MSMKDAIYQLYENRVSRSLERSRLPRHVGVILDGNRRWARMIGESAAHGHRAGADKISEFLTWCDEAGIELVTLWLLSTENMSRDESEIKELVDIIVSTVERLAHVGHWRLHHVGDLKVLDEENRERLLKAIDFTKDSDGPLVNVAVGYSGRSEITEAVRALILQKAGEGMTPQEIADTVCDEEIEAHLYTRGQPDPDLVIRTSGEQRLSGFMPWQTVHSEYYFCEAYWPDFRRTDFLRALRSYEMRDRRHGR, from the coding sequence GTGTCGATGAAAGACGCCATCTATCAGCTCTACGAGAATCGTGTGTCGAGATCTCTGGAGCGCAGCCGACTGCCCCGCCATGTGGGCGTCATCCTCGACGGCAATCGCCGATGGGCGAGGATGATCGGTGAGAGCGCGGCCCACGGGCACCGCGCGGGCGCCGACAAGATCAGTGAGTTCCTCACGTGGTGCGATGAGGCGGGGATCGAGCTCGTCACCCTGTGGCTGCTCTCAACCGAGAACATGTCGCGCGACGAATCGGAGATCAAGGAGCTCGTCGACATCATTGTCTCGACGGTTGAGCGTCTCGCCCACGTCGGCCATTGGCGCCTTCACCACGTCGGCGATCTCAAGGTCCTCGATGAGGAGAACCGGGAACGGCTCCTCAAGGCCATCGACTTCACGAAGGACAGTGACGGACCCCTCGTCAACGTCGCGGTCGGCTACAGCGGACGCTCGGAGATCACGGAGGCCGTGCGTGCCCTCATCCTCCAGAAGGCTGGGGAGGGAATGACCCCGCAGGAGATCGCCGACACAGTGTGCGACGAGGAGATCGAGGCTCATCTCTACACCCGCGGTCAGCCCGACCCCGACCTCGTCATCAGGACGTCGGGGGAGCAGCGCCTGTCGGGTTTCATGCCCTGGCAGACCGTCCACTCCGAGTACTACTTCTGCGAAGCGTATTGGCCTGATTTCCGCCGCACGGACTTCCTGCGGGCGCTGAGGTCGTACGAGATGCGCGATCGCAGGCACGGCAGGTAG
- a CDS encoding PfkB family carbohydrate kinase, with translation MVVGEALVDIFETEDGPVELPGGSAFNVARGLGLLGRRVHFATDLGTGPRADMLASTLERSGVVLWPGSTSDSPTSIARAHVHPDGTATYEFDLHFNPPMPPAPGTDAAAHLIKLSPHTFRTGSLAVHLAPDTIRAWIDALSQVATITYDPNFRDGLGPHDEVLARTEEFIALSDVVKASRDDIQRMYPGMSESAVITKWLSMGPQIVALTGGENGAVVATENIRVQSKTPKVDVVDRVGAGDAFMSALIDALGRTSMLGEGTAESRRMLSERQLRSIAGYANAGGAVAVSRRGAVPPTKDELLSFVSSFSVVEV, from the coding sequence ATGGTTGTCGGCGAGGCTCTCGTCGACATCTTCGAGACGGAGGATGGTCCAGTCGAACTTCCGGGCGGCTCCGCCTTCAATGTCGCCCGCGGATTGGGCCTGCTCGGCCGGCGCGTCCACTTCGCCACGGATCTGGGCACTGGACCCCGCGCCGACATGCTCGCATCGACCCTCGAGCGGTCGGGCGTCGTACTCTGGCCGGGCTCGACGAGCGACTCCCCCACATCGATCGCCCGCGCGCACGTGCATCCCGACGGCACGGCAACCTACGAATTCGACCTGCACTTCAACCCGCCGATGCCGCCGGCCCCCGGGACGGACGCGGCTGCTCACCTCATCAAGCTCTCACCCCACACGTTCCGCACCGGCTCTCTTGCCGTCCATCTCGCCCCCGACACGATCCGTGCCTGGATCGATGCCCTCTCTCAGGTCGCGACCATCACCTACGATCCGAACTTCAGGGACGGTCTCGGCCCGCATGATGAGGTCCTGGCCCGCACGGAGGAGTTTATCGCACTCTCGGATGTGGTGAAAGCGTCGAGGGACGACATCCAGCGCATGTACCCGGGTATGTCCGAAAGCGCCGTCATCACCAAGTGGTTGAGCATGGGTCCGCAGATCGTCGCCTTGACCGGCGGGGAGAACGGCGCCGTTGTTGCGACGGAGAATATCCGTGTCCAGTCAAAGACCCCGAAGGTCGACGTCGTCGACCGGGTGGGTGCGGGCGACGCGTTCATGTCCGCCCTCATCGATGCCCTGGGCAGGACGAGCATGCTCGGCGAGGGCACCGCAGAGTCACGCCGAATGCTCTCGGAGCGTCAGCTCCGTTCGATCGCGGGCTATGCGAATGCCGGAGGTGCGGTCGCGGTCTCCCGGCGCGGCGCCGTCCCACCGACGAAGGACGAGCTGCTCAGCTTCGTGTCCTCATTCTCGGTCGTCGAGGTCTAG
- a CDS encoding exodeoxyribonuclease VII small subunit, giving the protein MTEKNHDDIAGLSYEEARRQLVDIVAALEQGTGTLEESIAAWERGEALARRCQQWLDGARVRLQSAQLGRPASEEEQ; this is encoded by the coding sequence ATGACCGAGAAGAATCATGACGATATTGCCGGCCTGAGCTACGAAGAGGCCCGGCGACAGCTCGTCGACATCGTCGCCGCACTCGAGCAGGGCACCGGTACCCTCGAGGAGTCCATCGCCGCCTGGGAGCGGGGCGAGGCACTCGCCCGCCGCTGCCAGCAGTGGCTCGATGGGGCTCGTGTGCGCCTGCAGTCGGCTCAGCTGGGCCGACCAGCGTCTGAGGAGGAGCAGTGA
- the xseA gene encoding exodeoxyribonuclease VII large subunit, protein MSSQVIIPPDLPQLAAETTADRPWPLRLLSKKIAEYVGRMSPMWVEGEVLQFTPRGSSRAQFFTLRDLDEQFSINCKAWSNIIPAEFAEGSRVVLRVKPDFWVGNGSLSLQVAEIRFAGVGDVLARLEMLRRRLGEEGLFAPSRKLPLPFLPRRIGLICGSNAKAKDDVIVNAQARWPEVDFEMREVKVQGPASAGQVMAALAELDAMEDVDVIVIARGGGSVEDLLPFSDEGLVRAVVAARTPVVTAIGHEGDRPIVDDAADYRASTPTDAAKRIVPDVQEERRILQEGLKRGRMAIDRRLTQAQSDLDTVLTRPVLAYPLTLVETREEELTRTAARLTELVERGLFDAGSALDALRRHLRSLSPQAVLDRGYAVLRTPDAVVRSADDVEVGTHLEALLAAGRLELTVTAARSGDDREES, encoded by the coding sequence ATGAGCTCGCAGGTGATCATCCCCCCTGATCTGCCGCAGCTGGCCGCTGAGACGACTGCGGACCGGCCGTGGCCCCTCCGCCTGCTCTCGAAGAAGATCGCCGAGTACGTCGGCCGTATGTCTCCCATGTGGGTCGAGGGCGAGGTCCTCCAGTTCACGCCGCGGGGAAGCTCGCGCGCACAGTTCTTCACCCTCCGCGACCTCGATGAGCAGTTCTCGATCAACTGCAAGGCCTGGTCGAACATCATCCCGGCCGAATTCGCGGAGGGCTCCCGCGTCGTCCTCCGCGTCAAGCCGGACTTCTGGGTCGGCAACGGCTCGCTCTCCCTTCAGGTCGCCGAGATCCGCTTCGCCGGCGTCGGCGATGTGCTTGCCCGCCTTGAGATGCTCCGCAGGCGGCTCGGCGAGGAGGGGCTGTTCGCTCCCTCCCGCAAGCTGCCCCTGCCCTTCCTGCCACGCCGCATCGGCCTCATCTGCGGCTCGAACGCGAAGGCGAAGGACGATGTCATCGTCAATGCGCAGGCGCGCTGGCCCGAGGTCGACTTCGAGATGCGCGAGGTCAAGGTCCAGGGCCCCGCGAGTGCCGGTCAGGTGATGGCGGCGCTGGCCGAGCTCGATGCCATGGAAGACGTCGATGTCATCGTCATCGCCCGCGGCGGCGGGTCTGTCGAAGACCTTCTCCCCTTCTCCGACGAGGGACTCGTCCGTGCAGTCGTCGCCGCCCGCACTCCTGTCGTGACCGCGATCGGCCACGAGGGTGACCGCCCGATCGTCGATGATGCGGCGGACTACCGCGCGTCAACACCGACCGATGCGGCGAAGCGGATCGTTCCCGATGTCCAAGAGGAGCGGCGTATTCTCCAAGAAGGCCTCAAGCGGGGCCGCATGGCGATCGACCGGCGCCTCACCCAGGCACAGTCCGACCTCGATACCGTCCTCACCCGGCCCGTCCTCGCCTACCCCCTCACCCTTGTTGAGACACGGGAAGAGGAGCTCACCCGGACGGCAGCACGGCTGACCGAACTCGTCGAGCGGGGCCTTTTCGATGCGGGGAGCGCGCTCGATGCCCTGCGCCGGCATCTGCGCTCCCTCTCCCCACAGGCGGTCCTGGACCGTGGGTACGCTGTCCTGCGGACCCCGGACGCCGTTGTACGCAGTGCGGATGACGTCGAGGTCGGCACCCACCTCGAGGCGCTGCTCGCGGCGGGTCGACTCGAACTGACAGTGACAGCAGCAAGGAGCGGTGATGACCGAGAAGAATCATGA